In Oryza glaberrima chromosome 8, OglaRS2, whole genome shotgun sequence, the following are encoded in one genomic region:
- the LOC127782601 gene encoding uncharacterized protein LOC127782601 codes for MATLPQRFKLLATRCAAGAAAPSPSRSPAPSYAGASPGYRLRRRRRRRGGVDGRLRRFLSRRVGVGGCGGRGGGGGKEAAAAREQEEYRKPLVGRGGRTLRDLFVASPEAARRRGGDDDEGGGIGGFRSGHGGGGGGGGGGRRFGSGGLRSLLMRRSWRPVLVAIPEGEGRPELAVIEE; via the coding sequence atgGCGACGCTGCCGCAGCGGTTCAAGCTGCTGGCGACGCGgtgcgcggcgggggcggcggcgccgagcccgTCGCGCAGCCCCGCGCCGTCGTACGCCGGGGCCAGCCCCGGgtaccgcctccgccgccgccgcaggcgccgcggcggcgtcgacggccggCTGCGGCGCTTCCTGTCCCGCCGCGTCGGCgtgggcggctgcggcgggcgtggtggtggtggggggaaggaggcggccgccgcgcgggaGCAGGAGGAGTACAGGAAGCCGCTCgtgggccgcggcggccgcacgCTGCGGGATCTGTTCGTCgcgtcgccggaggcggcgcgacgccgcggcggcgatgacgacgaagGTGGGGGCATTGGCGGCTTCAGGTCGGGtcatggcggcggaggcggaggcggcggtggaggcaggAGGTTCGGTTCCGGCGGGCTGCGGAGCCTGCTGATGCGGCGGAGCTGGCGGCCGGTGCTGGTGGCGATCCCGGAAGGCGAGGGCcggccggagctcgccgtcATCGAGGAATAA